A genome region from Vibrio tapetis subsp. tapetis includes the following:
- the ushA gene encoding bifunctional UDP-sugar hydrolase/5'-nucleotidase UshA — protein sequence MKERLNLKVAISAAILATLTGCASQAPAWDADTTYKLTVLHTNDHHGRFWQNKYGEYGMAARKTLIDELRTEIRADGGSVLLLSGGDINTGVPESDLQDAEPDFKGMKMLGYDAMALGNHEFDNPLEVLEKQIKWGGFPMLSANIYDKATGERKYQAYQMFEKQGIKIAVIGLTTEDTAKIGNPEYINSLDFRDPKVEAKKLIAEIEKTEKPDLIFAVTHMGHYEDGKRGINAPGDVALARYLNEGSLDMIVGGHSQEPVCMEGPNVITKKFQPADECKPDQQNGTWIVQAHEWGKYVGRADYEFRNGELEMVSYDLIPVNLKKKVKIDGKKQRVLIEDEIKQDAEVLAFLEPFQNQGQAELNVKIATTNGKLEGDRNVVRFEQTNLGRLIATAHMVRAKADFAVMNSGGVRDSIEGGDVTYKDVLTVQPFANILTYTDMTGAEVMDYLNVVGTKPVDSGAYAQFAGISMTVENGQVSNVVIGGKPLDPAKTYRFTVPSYNAAGGDGYPKLNSHPGYVNTGFVDAEVLKDYLESNSPIKVEDYASKGEMVYK from the coding sequence ATGAAGGAACGCCTAAATCTAAAAGTTGCTATTAGCGCAGCTATTCTTGCCACTCTTACTGGCTGTGCATCACAAGCTCCAGCGTGGGATGCAGATACAACTTATAAGCTAACGGTTTTGCATACCAATGATCATCACGGTCGTTTTTGGCAGAATAAATATGGCGAGTACGGCATGGCTGCTCGTAAGACGTTAATTGATGAACTGCGTACAGAGATTCGTGCTGACGGTGGTAGCGTATTGCTGTTGTCTGGTGGTGACATTAATACAGGTGTTCCAGAGTCTGATTTGCAAGATGCAGAACCAGATTTTAAAGGCATGAAAATGCTGGGTTACGATGCAATGGCATTGGGTAACCACGAGTTTGATAACCCGTTAGAAGTTCTAGAAAAGCAGATTAAGTGGGGCGGTTTCCCTATGCTTTCTGCCAACATTTACGATAAAGCAACGGGCGAACGTAAATACCAAGCTTATCAAATGTTCGAAAAACAAGGCATTAAGATTGCTGTTATCGGCCTAACTACTGAAGATACGGCAAAGATTGGTAACCCTGAGTACATTAATAGCCTTGATTTCCGCGACCCGAAAGTTGAAGCGAAGAAATTGATCGCTGAAATCGAGAAAACAGAAAAACCAGACTTAATTTTCGCAGTAACTCACATGGGTCACTACGAAGATGGTAAGCGTGGTATCAACGCACCGGGTGACGTAGCATTGGCTCGCTACCTAAATGAAGGTTCTCTGGATATGATCGTAGGTGGTCACTCTCAAGAGCCTGTGTGTATGGAAGGACCGAACGTTATCACGAAGAAGTTCCAGCCTGCAGACGAGTGTAAGCCAGATCAACAAAACGGTACTTGGATTGTTCAAGCGCACGAGTGGGGCAAATACGTAGGCCGCGCTGATTACGAATTCCGTAATGGCGAGCTAGAAATGGTGAGCTACGACCTGATTCCAGTAAACTTGAAGAAGAAAGTGAAAATCGACGGCAAGAAACAACGTGTTCTTATCGAAGATGAAATTAAGCAAGATGCAGAAGTTCTTGCGTTCTTAGAACCTTTCCAAAACCAAGGTCAAGCTGAGCTTAATGTTAAAATTGCAACAACAAACGGTAAGCTAGAAGGCGACCGTAATGTGGTTCGTTTTGAGCAGACTAACCTTGGCCGCTTAATCGCAACAGCACACATGGTTCGTGCTAAAGCTGATTTTGCTGTGATGAACTCAGGTGGCGTTCGTGATTCTATTGAAGGTGGCGACGTAACCTATAAAGACGTACTAACGGTTCAACCATTTGCAAATATCCTGACTTACACTGATATGACGGGCGCTGAAGTAATGGACTACCTAAACGTAGTCGGCACTAAGCCTGTAGATTCAGGTGCATACGCACAGTTTGCTGGTATTTCAATGACCGTTGAAAATGGTCAAGTAAGTAATGTTGTGATTGGTGGTAAGCCACTAGACCCAGCTAAAACTTACCGCTTCACAGTGCCTAGCTACAACGCAGCTGGTGGTGACGGTTACCCTAAACTAAACAGCCACCCAGGTTACGTGAATACTGGTTTTGTTGATGCTGAAGTACTAAAAGATTACTTAGAAAGCAACAGCCCAATCAAAGTAGAAGATTACGCATCTAAAGGCGAAATGGTATACAAATAA
- a CDS encoding DUF3149 domain-containing protein → MDFWLDLLFGNAVGLTSMIVIFITVGLMLFFGSFFIYKVMSDKSPH, encoded by the coding sequence ATGGATTTTTGGCTTGATCTCCTATTTGGTAATGCCGTTGGTTTGACTTCAATGATCGTCATCTTCATTACTGTAGGTTTAATGCTATTTTTCGGTAGCTTCTTCATCTATAAAGTAATGAGTGACAAATCTCCTCACTAG
- the smrA gene encoding DNA endonuclease SmrA translates to MTQEDELDLFAQMMTDVRPISQDKAVLQKQHNLTDAHIAKQEAAVHLSESDPEYLSIDNAPMLKPDGFLEFKRSGVQEGVYRKLRLGKYPLQARLDLHRKSLKEARDEVLKFLRQCQRLDVRTVIIVHGKGERSNPPALMKSFVAAWLEQIQEVMCFHSAQRYHGGTGAVYVMLRKSAEKKLENRERHQKRLSE, encoded by the coding sequence ATGACTCAAGAAGATGAACTTGACCTGTTTGCACAGATGATGACGGATGTAAGGCCAATCTCTCAAGATAAAGCCGTACTTCAAAAGCAGCACAACCTAACCGATGCTCATATCGCAAAGCAAGAAGCGGCTGTTCATCTTAGTGAAAGTGATCCCGAGTACCTCTCTATTGATAACGCTCCAATGCTTAAGCCTGATGGGTTTCTTGAATTCAAGCGTTCTGGGGTACAAGAGGGGGTTTATCGTAAGTTGAGGCTGGGTAAATATCCGTTGCAAGCGCGCTTGGACTTACATCGAAAAAGTTTGAAAGAAGCACGGGATGAAGTGTTAAAGTTTTTGCGTCAATGCCAACGACTTGATGTTAGAACCGTAATAATTGTTCATGGCAAAGGAGAGCGTTCGAATCCTCCGGCGTTAATGAAAAGTTTTGTTGCAGCATGGTTAGAGCAAATCCAAGAAGTGATGTGCTTCCACAGCGCTCAGCGTTATCACGGTGGTACGGGCGCGGTCTATGTCATGTTGAGAAAAAGCGCAGAGAAAAAGTTAGAAAACAGAGAACGTCATCAAAAACGATTAAGCGAATAA
- the ybaK gene encoding Cys-tRNA(Pro) deacylase, with the protein MTPAINLAKKKKVAHQVHQYQHDPKHESYGLEAAQALGQDPKTVFKTLLFALDSNPKALAVAIIPVEQKLNLKLAAKAAKAKKAEMANPDIAQKTTGYVVGGISPLGQKKALPTFIHQSALDLDTICVSAGKRGLEIELAPQDLAALTRASFIELCL; encoded by the coding sequence ATGACACCAGCCATTAATCTAGCTAAGAAGAAAAAAGTCGCGCACCAAGTGCATCAATATCAGCATGACCCCAAACATGAAAGTTACGGACTCGAAGCGGCGCAAGCATTAGGGCAAGACCCTAAAACGGTATTTAAAACACTGTTATTTGCGTTGGATTCTAACCCTAAGGCATTGGCGGTGGCCATCATCCCAGTAGAACAGAAATTGAATTTGAAATTGGCGGCTAAAGCAGCCAAGGCGAAGAAAGCTGAAATGGCGAATCCTGATATTGCTCAGAAGACCACGGGGTACGTTGTGGGTGGGATCAGCCCTTTGGGGCAGAAGAAAGCTCTGCCTACCTTTATCCACCAATCTGCATTAGATTTGGATACTATTTGCGTTAGCGCTGGTAAGCGGGGATTAGAGATAGAGCTAGCACCACAAGATTTAGCGGCATTAACAAGAGCGAGCTTTATTGAATTGTGTTTGTAA
- the rluF gene encoding 23S rRNA pseudouridine(2604) synthase RluF, whose product MSQELKATRLNKFISDTGFCSRREADKLIEQGRVTINGSIPEMGVKATEADEVLVDGKSLRNKEKPIYIALNKPTGITCTTERHIEGNIVDFIGHRKRIFPIGRLDKPSDGLIFLTNDGDIVNKILRAGNSHEKEYVVRVDKPITEEFLQKMASGVEILDTVTLPCTVTKETKFSFRIVLTQGLNRQIRRMCEALDYEVFKLRRVRIMNISLDGIPNGKWRYLTDDEMTEIHSMCETSSGTEEASKTDADGKAIAKATDAKLYDSRQQQTQDREPRKHKTYSGNEDSFQRRPNRSNRGDSASFKHEPKAKPESRGNRKPTAGAKPATNNKPDSNKSRPFKVRKPTGKTLG is encoded by the coding sequence ATGTCCCAAGAATTAAAAGCAACTCGATTAAACAAATTCATCAGCGATACGGGTTTTTGCTCTCGTCGTGAAGCCGATAAATTGATCGAACAAGGTCGAGTGACCATTAATGGCTCGATACCTGAGATGGGAGTTAAAGCAACCGAAGCCGATGAAGTGCTTGTTGATGGTAAATCCTTGCGCAATAAAGAGAAGCCGATTTACATCGCGTTGAACAAACCAACAGGCATCACTTGTACAACAGAGCGCCATATTGAAGGTAACATTGTTGACTTTATTGGCCACCGTAAACGCATATTCCCAATTGGTCGATTGGATAAGCCATCAGACGGGCTGATTTTTTTGACTAACGATGGAGACATCGTAAACAAAATTCTTCGTGCTGGTAATTCGCATGAAAAGGAATACGTGGTTCGTGTCGATAAACCGATTACGGAAGAGTTTTTACAGAAAATGGCGTCAGGTGTTGAGATTCTAGATACCGTGACTTTGCCATGTACTGTCACTAAAGAAACCAAGTTTTCATTCCGAATTGTGTTAACACAAGGTCTTAACCGTCAAATTCGTCGTATGTGTGAAGCATTAGACTATGAAGTATTTAAGCTGCGCCGTGTGCGTATCATGAATATCTCATTGGATGGGATCCCCAATGGTAAATGGCGTTATTTAACTGACGATGAAATGACTGAAATTCATAGTATGTGTGAAACGTCGAGCGGCACGGAAGAGGCGTCAAAAACCGATGCTGACGGTAAAGCGATCGCTAAAGCGACCGATGCTAAATTATATGATAGTCGCCAGCAGCAAACGCAAGATCGTGAGCCTCGTAAGCACAAAACATACTCGGGTAATGAAGACTCGTTCCAACGCCGACCGAATCGCTCTAATCGTGGCGATTCAGCCTCGTTTAAGCATGAGCCTAAAGCTAAGCCTGAATCGAGAGGCAACAGAAAGCCAACAGCAGGCGCAAAGCCAGCAACCAACAATAAGCCCGACTCAAATAAAAGCAGACCGTTTAAAGTCCGTAAGCCTACGGGCAAAACGTTAGGTTAA